The following DNA comes from Molothrus aeneus isolate 106 chromosome 21, BPBGC_Maene_1.0, whole genome shotgun sequence.
TCCTAAAAGGGGAGGGAGATGTGCAAAGTGTGGAGCTACCAGTTTTTGCTGGGACTGACAGCCAGAAAAGGGgcttggaaaagcaggaatgaaCCTGGAGCCACCTCCAGCGGcgtcccctgcctgtccctcgCCTGCTCCCAGTCTGCAGGGGGAGCAGATCGCGCTGCAGCCCTGGAATTCTCCATCTCAGAACCCAGCTTCATCCTCCAGGACTTCAGCTCCCCCCAGGGCACCTTTGTCAACAGCTGCCAGGTCAGGGTGAGGCCGGGGGACATCTCCAGGGAAAGGtacccagcagagctgggtgggtgctgctgcccagggaaggctCCAGAAGCAGGAACTcgctcccagctcctctgggcagtCCTTGGGAAAGGCGAGGAGCAAACGTAAAGCTGGAGCTCCCTCTGCTGAAGAAACGCGGGCAGGTTGGTAGGGAAAAGGAAAGCACGCGACAGAGATGCACTGGCTAAGGTAGATTTGAATTTCTTATATTCTAAAATCTTGTGTATGATACAGCAGATACGGGgggttattttaaaatcaatttttatatAAGCACCGTTATTTGTCAACAGATATCACAATGACAAACTCTGCAGTTTCAGTATTTTGCACACACGCACACCGTCCCTGTGAattttcaggtgttttgggGCTGTACCCTCCTTTTTTGGGGAGCCCAtgctcccccccaccccccccacccTCCACCCTCCACCCTCCACCCTCCACCGCAGCGACATTGGGATCCCCAATGACGTCATCATCCGGACTCCAACTCCCGGCAGCCACCGCGCGGCTTCCTGCCCCTTACGTCATCTCTGCGCGCCGCGCGCGGGCTGTGCCGCCGCCATGGTGCAGCTCGGTGAGTGCGGCGGGCCCGGAgcggccccgctcggccccgTCCGGCCCGGCCGTGACCGCCCCACGCTCTCTCCGCAGGGAGCCGCCTCCTGAGGGGCCGCGGCGGCCACGTCGTCATCCGCTTCGCGCTGGGGGGCTGCACCAACCGGCCGTTCTTCCGCATCGTGGCGGCCAACAGCCGGCGCGCCCGCGACGGGAAGTACCTGGAGCAGCTCGGCTGCCTGGACCCGCTGCCCAACGCGCACGGCGAGAAGGTGGCGGGGCTCAACCTGGAGCGGCTGCGCTACTGGCTGGGCTGCGGCGCGCAGCTCTCCCGGCCCGCCGAGAAGCTCCTGGGTAGGCTTGGggggggcagggatggatgggggcGGGCGGGCAGGGCTCGGTGCCGCTCTCACCGCGTCTCACCGGGCAGGGCTGGCGGGGTTCCTGCCGCTCCACCCCATGACGGTGACCGGCGCCGAGAGGCTGCGCCGGCGGCGACAGCGCGAGCAGCAGCCGGAGGCTGCCCCTGCGGACGGCTCGGCCGAGCCCGGCACCGACAGCGGCACCGCGCCCTGACACGGCCCGGCCGGGAGCGTCCCGAgcggcccggggctgctccggccCGGGTGTGCACGGACTCGGGACCTCTCCGGCCCGGGGCTGCACCGGCTTGGGACTGCTCCGGCCCCGGGTGTGCTCCGGCCTTCCCGGGCCCGAGGTCTCTCCTGCCCTGTCAGTGCATCTGACCCCATTAAAACGTTACCTCTGCACTCGGCACCGTccctctgctgctttctccagACTCCTCTCGGTCGGAGCTCACCGTTGCCACGTGTGGTGCATAGaagaggctctgctgctctaATGCAGCTACAGGAGCGTTCCAGGAGGGAGTTCCCCAGGTTTGCCGTTGTTTCCAGGCGCTCTGCAGAGTTTTGACTCCCGGCTGTGAGTTACTGTAACAGAGCAGTGCAGAGGGTGCAGGGCAGGCCTGGCACAGACAGGTGCAAATCCAAGTGCAGTTGGTTTCCTGTTAACTCTCCAGAGAGGTTCTGGGGCTGTTTGttcatttaaaagcaaaagagaaaatttcagTCTCATGCAACTCCCTCCCCCAGTCCCTCTTTACAAATCCTACTATTTAATCCCATATTTGACCCTGTTCCAAGAGACAAGAAACCCACCAAAGTCTCTCCTACCTTAGATGGACCCCTGAgctttttggggtttccttTGTGCAACACTTAAATGAGTCTACAAATGTCAGGCAGACAAGTTTCCAGTGTTGCATCTCAATAAAACTGCCAGTGCAACCAACCTCTGAGGGAGGGAAAGCACATTAAGAACCTTTTTACacatattctttttttaataaactgtaTCTCCTGTAGAGTGCAAGATGCTTAATTATTCATTTGTAGAAAATAAATTGTCTAGAGAACACTTAAACACTTCCCAATATGCCTTATATACACTAGATACatactatatttatatatataaattttattctattttattcttgaaaaaatttatttttccaaccAAAGAACAGCAGAAGTTCTGAAATCATGAGGTTTTTCTGAGTGACACAGCAGAGGCTGAGTGAGCTGCAGACATGCTGAAATGGTTACAGGTTGCTTAATTACAAACATGTGAGAACCATTAGGTCTTTTCTCCACCCCTCTCCTCATTTTCCCTGCTTCTGTACAAGTgtaataaatacatttacaaACATCACAAATAATTGCCATGAAGCAACCTTTAATGATATGGACTTAATCAAAATTAACCTGAAAAACAGCACAGTGTAAAATCATTTTCCTGCCTAAATTCAtgcatctttttttaaatcagtaacTTGCAAATTTAGACAGAATATTTGAAGCCTTTGGATTCCAGAAGGGGAACATCACGTTGCAGCTCACAGTTCACCAGTGACCATAGACAgtaatttctgtaaaatacaaaatgtcTGACAAAGGAAAAGAATCAGCAAGTAAGCAATGCctctttttaaagttatttctaAGGATTTGGTGCAACTTTTAACTCTGCATGATGGTGACAGGCTCTGGTTTTTCCAGACACCACTAGTACTGCTCAAAGCCCCAAATTAACACACACTGATGTTGACTTAGAAGTCCTGTGTATGTACCACTACATAAATACATATGCAAAATAAAGTCCATAtgccataaaataaaaaaaaatttaatagaGAGTCCATTGGGCAAGGCATACAGGCATAGCAATAGTTTTATAACTACATAAATGTAGTTGATATTATTTACAGAGGGAAATGGAGACAAACATTATAGTGAAATACAGTGATTTATGAATTTTTTGAAGATTTTCACTTAAAACAAAATGATCTGCAACTCCAGCTCCCTGGAAAAGTAAAGTGCTCACAATCCATTTAGTGCAATAAAGGCTGTCTACAAAActtaagaggagaaaaaaacctttaagaATTAATACCACATTAGCTAGTGGggccaaacaaaaaataaaattatttttgagttTAAAGtttgagaaggaagagaaattagGATTACAAAGCAGACTAACAAGAATAATTCTCCAAAGCAAAGTGTTTAGATTGTCAGAAGTGCcaaatgccattgtttctcatgCTATTTGTCCCAGCTTTGTCCTGAACATTCCTGGGGACAGCTGTCCCATAATGAAGGGAATGGCACAGAAATTCCTGCAGATGTGACACCGTGTAAGcccaaagaaagaaatgaaagatgaaTGTCCTCATCAGTCTGGCAGCTAACAGTCCTTTATCTCTGAGTGCTTGACTTCATCATTTCAGCAGGATTCCTGTTTAAATCAATACTTGCttctaaaatacaaaaattggGAGCAGATGATAAAAGTGAGGGGTTCTTACAAGTTATGTATTATTCTTTCAGCACTTCAGTAAGCCACAACAACTCAAGATTACAGATATTATTTCACCCTGGCATCATAGATCAGAATCAGGTGAACAGTGAAGTACAACCCATTTAAAGGAGTGACTCTCCTGAGAAAACCCTTCTGGACCTAGGGACCAAATATCATCTCTGCAGGATGCCATGCACAGCACATGTGAACACAAAATGCCCACCATCCTTCACCATCCTTGGCAGAACTTGGCTGCCTACCCAGACACAGAGGCAGACTGACAGGGGCTTTACAAATAGTTTTATTAATGACTTACAATTAACTCCTGGCCTTACCTAGAACTTGTAAAAATTCTCACACACCACCTTCTAAAATCAGAATAATTAAGAAATTTCTCGTGTAATGAAACCCAAAGCCTTTTTACTGGTTTGACTGAGGTGAGGAAGATGCAGCTGTAATTGACAAGCACTGAGCCACTGACCCCAGACTTCAGAATGTCCCAAGGTAAAACTGTAGAAACAAGAATGATGTGATGCAGGCTTCCCTACAAATGATCTTTCTTATGAGTAAAGTTCTTGAGAGTAACCTTCTGCCCAAGGGAGGTTGATGGGGAAAGACCTTTCTCCCCAGAATGGGTTATGGATGGACAACTGCTGAATTGGATTGTGGACAAATCCTCCTGCTAAGTCACCACAAACTCCTGTAGTCTTAATTAAACTCTAATGACGAAGGAAATATGCACATACGGGGGAACATCACcaaggagcacagccaggacccCCAGAGTGGGGTGTGGGAGCCAGGCCACAGCGCTGCAGCCCACAGAGGTGTCTTggagcagttctgctgctgggagctctctGCACCCAGAAATTGTTTTATTAATGACTTAAAATGAACTCCTGGCTTTAACTGACACCTGACAAAGGACTGACACCACCCAAGCAGGaccagctgctctcagccttcCCAGAGTTTTGAAAAGCCCCCTCCAGAGCCAGGCCTGCCaggggcagaggctgcaggctggacctgcagctccctcccagcaaTCACCACCGACCTGGGCaaccagggctgctctgcctggccgGGAGGTGGCACCTTCTGCCCCCAGAGTGGCACTGTCACCATTCCCACGGTGGCAAtctctgcagcagtgcctgggcagcccagcagcGACAGAGGGAGCTTGCAGATCTTCAGCCTCATGCAGGACAATGCAGGCACCCCGGGATAACAGCACCAgaggcacacagagccctctgCCACCTCGGGGAAGGACACGAGCAGTGCCAGGCGCCGCTGCCTCACCCCTCACCTTCCCTCCGGCAGGGGAAAGCCCAGCAAAGCCCGCACGGACCTTTCTTTGTGTGTGCCAAGccccctgctgccatcccagggGGGCACGGCCTGGCCTGTCGCGATAGGGAGGCCGAGGGTGaggccaggaggcagcagaggccGAGGCAGCTCCTCCCGTTTATTGGTTCCTCGCTCGGGGCAGCAGCGGGCGCTGCTCCTCCGCGGGGGGCAGCTCCTCGGGGGGCAGCAGCTCGTAGGTGACACAGAGGGACGAGAAGAGGCAGCCCAGGAAGGACACGAGGCTGGAGAAGTacatggcactgctggcactgcccacgGCCGCCGTCAGCGGCCCCATGGCCAGCGCCACGAGGATCTGTGCCAGGAAGTACTGACAGCTCAGCAGGGAGATGTCAACGCCCATGCCACGGCGAGTGCCCTCCGACTGCGAGCCGACAAACTGCGgggacacaggcacagagtcagggggacacagccagagtcaggggacacaggcacagagtcagggggacacagccagagtcaggggacacagccagagtcaggggacacagggaacaCAGCCGCAGAGTCACGGGTGTCCCAGagggcacaggcacagagtcAGGGGTGTCCCAGAGttggggtgtcccagagggcacaggcacagagccAGGGTGTCCCAGAATCAGGGGTGTCCCAGAGTCAGGGGTGTCCCAGagggcacaggcacagagtcaggggtgtcccagggcacacaggcacagagtcgGGGGTGTCACAGAGTCAGGGGTGTCCCAGAGTCAGGGGTGTCCCGGgggacacaggcacagagccagggtgtcccagagccaggggtgtcccagagtcaggggtgtcctggggcacacaggcacagagtaaggggtgtcccagggcacacaggcacagagtcaGGGGTGTCCCAGAGTCAGGGGTGTCCCAGAATCAGGGGTGTCCCAGAGTAAGGGGTGTCCCGGgggacacaggcacagagtcAGGGGTGTCCCAGAATCAGGGGTGTCCCAGAGTCAGGGGTGTCCCAGAATCAGGGGTGTCCCAGAGTAAGGGGTGTCCCAGAATCAGGGGTGTCCCAGAGTAAGGGGTGTCCCAGagggcacaggcacagagccAGGGGTGTCCCAGAGTAAGGGGTGTCCCGGgggacacaggcacagagtcAGGGTGTCCCAGAGCCAGGGTGTCCCAGAGTCAGGGGTGCCCCAGAGCCAGGGTGTCCCGGGCTCACCTCTCGGCTCTGGTAGTAGTCGCAGAGCAGGGAGTAGGGCAGCGTGCAGAGCGTGGCGAACAGGATGCCGTAGGTGgcgcacagggacagcagcacgtAGACGTTCCTGGAGAGCGTGGCCAGGCCCGTGCCCAGCCCAAAGGCCAAATATGCCACAAAGTACAGGGTCCGTGTGCTGAAGCGCTcctccagcttctccagcaCGGCTGCAAGGAAATGGGacagctttggggtgacctgCAGCCCTCCCCACTGCCACCCTTGCTTAGGCAGCCACATCTCAGTGGCAACCCCTGAGGAATTGGTGGCTTGCACGTGAGTGAGTGCCAAGGACCCTTCCAAACCTGGCTTCCATGATGCAGCATTGCTGCCTTGTCTGCACAGAGGGCACGGCAGAGCTGaggcctggcactgcccctgtcCCAGAGGGGTaaatgggagctgctgggggtgggcaggcagaggcatgACACACTGACACACATGACAaagggctggggtggcacatGACACCTGAGTGCTCTGCCTGGGTGGTGCTGCACCAGAACTGTGCCTGTGGTGACTGCATGGGTCTCTGCATTCCATGTACTTTGAAAATGCCACTTGTGAAAGGAACCACATCCTAAAAGAGATGTGTCTTCACCCGGGTTGCTGACCTCACCTGCTGTCAGTGCAGGCCAAGGTCAGTAGCAGAGGTAAAGGGGTGAAAAAGGACACTGCTACAGCACTTGTGCCATTGGCAGGCTGTGTGCAACATAAACACTGGCCCATTGTTGCAGAATCACCACTTTTAAGAAATGTATCTTTTCCCAAAGCAGTAGTTCAGACAGCTGTACCAAGTACCTGAATAGAAAGCAGCACTGAATGCATAGATGCACATTCCCCAGCAGCCCATGGTGACCCCAGTGTTGTACTTCTGATACTCATCTGAGTTGTGAGGTGCTTTTGGGTTCCCTTGGAACACCACTTCTCCCATGAAGTCAGTATAAAAGAGTAGCATCCCCTCAAATGAAAGCCACcctgaaagaagagaaaagtaACTTATGAGGATTTCAGAACATCTGTTTCCCCTTGTAAGCTTACAAGGATGTTATCAGGTATCTCACACTCACACCCCAGGACAGGTTGTGCAAGCTGAGTGTTACATAACATCCAGCCACATTTACCTGAGCCCGCTGCTCCCCGTGCATAGTGCTGCAATGCTTGTTAAAGACATTCAGGCTtttaaagaccaagatttaccATTTGAATTCCTAAGTGGAAACCTCAAGGCTGACTAAAGGCCACAAAATACTGGTTtaacaagacagaaaaatagaTGACAGCAGTCTGAGCTGTCTTCAGGTTCTgacaggacacagcactcgGTTTAACAGAGAGGCTCATCCCATAGTAATTTTAGGTTGCTGTTATCCTCCCACATAGGACTGGAGGGAGTGCTTCTTCTGTCATGGTTGCAGCCTCCAGAGTGCCTCTGACACAGTTAAAAACTCTGCTCACAAATTGGCACCAAGGCCATTGATGTAGACAATCCCCTAATTCCTTTCACAGCCAGTGAGTATTAATTACCTGGTCCCTTCTGTCCAATTTAGTGTAAATTGGAATGAGTGCAAGCCCTTCCTAAACACCAGTCACACACTGGCTAAGAGTAAAGGCAATCCTCTACTGGCTACAGGCACTCCTGCAATGCCACATTCCACACCTCCTCCTGGCCTGCTCTGGGACCCCTGGACATGAGCAAAGGGAGGAAAGTAAATGCCAGCCTCAGGGTGTAAGCATGGAAACACAACTAATCTCATCTTTTTGCTTGCTGTGAACATTCCCCTTAAGATGTGCTGATTTAGGCTCTTGTTCCCTTTCTAGGAACACAGGCTTTACTGCTgggatgttttgggtttttttccctttctaagTGTTCTAAATAGCTACCTCAATAGTATCTATGTGGACGAAATCAAGTTGTCTCTATTAGTAGCCAATagataaaactgaaaaaggTTCACCCAAGGTAGAGTCCTCccttgtggcattcacattctctgaaaaaatccccttgcccaggatttttctcctgggaagctgagaagcctcagagaaaaaggaaaacaattcttatctcatttgcttctcctgtgttttgcttatgtggaatgtgtttggagattgtttacccacaggtgattgtttcattggattctgctgtgagttgttttcactctttggccaattggtgccaagctgtgtcaggactctgggaagagtcatgagttttcacgATTATCTTTTTAGTATTCTGTAAGTATCttctctgtattctttagtatagtatagtatagtatagataaagaatatatatatattatatattctttaatataatatagtattataaagttaattaatataatataaagtaataaattagccttctgagaacatggagccagatgcatcattcctgcctttctcGGGGCTGCCTTGCAAATCCAACACTCCCTGGTGAAGGCAAGGGGGTGCTTAGGGAGTACCTAGGAAGTGGTTGATGCAGAGGTTTCGGAGAGCCTTGGGCATGTGGCAGATGGTTGAGCAGAGCAGCTTCACAGACAGGGGCTGCTCCGAGGCCTCGCCCGGTTCGCTCAGCTCGCTCTCGTACTTCACCCCGTTCAGCAGGATGTTGGCAACCTGCACCGTAAGAACTGCCAGGtcaacagcacagcaggagaagcACAAACATCCTTTGAGCAGATGTATGCAATGTTGCACACCTATCTGATCATCTGAAAGTTAAACTCTGCTGCTGGAGTACGTTGACTTGGAGATTAAGAAGTGTATTAGAGTGGAACAAGTGATAAATGGCAGCACTGCACTCACTGTAGCTTTCAGAATGCTTGAAGCAGCTCTCTCCCCTTCACTAGGGGACTTGGTAACCACATTCAgatgcacaggcacagcaggaatgcATCAATTCCACTGCATTTATAGGAGCTGTGCCCACTTTCAGGTGAATGTGGATCCTGAAGTTTTAGAGACActgaggaagaagaggatgaGTTTAATTGAAACACATTATCACTGCTTGCTAACCTCAATGCTCAACCTCAGTGTGCCCAGTATGTAAAATCCTGGCCCTAACAAAGTCTGCTCTCACAAACTGGGTCAAAAGTacagcaacaacaaacaaaacaaacaaaaccaaaaaaccaccaccccaaaaattaaaataaaataaaaaatccccaaaccaaacaaaaaaaaaaaaaaaaaaacaaaaaaaccccccacaaaacaaaacaaaacaaaacaaaaaatagagGACTGTTTACCTCATCCCAGATCATAAAAAAATGGGCCAGCATGCAGAGGTCTCAGACATTCCAAGTTATCACCAACAGTAGGAGGTGAGGTCAGAGTCTTATCCCTCAGTAAGGGAAAGCTCACCTCCCTGATGGAGCCAGATGTAATGACTGCCATAAGGAGAAGCTCATGGGAGAATCCTATCCCTGGCCCTATTTTGCAGGTCTTTCTGTGGAAAGGGAAGATACAGGCTCAATAAAAATGTGACCTTTTCTACGTTCATGTGGTAGCTCCCTTGGTAGTGAAGCAGGACTAAAAATACTGACCTAACTCTCACAAGTGGCCCAGTTAAGAGTGGGATATTCCCATTTCTCCCATCTTAACAAAGGCAGCTGACAGACTGTCAGCCATAATTCACACACTACCCACTACTTTACTGATCTAGAGTCATAGCAGGTGTGCTGTTCCTGTAATGACTTTTATGAGGAAGCTGTCACAAGAGTCTTTAATGAATAGTCTGTGCACCACATATTTAAAACTATATGAAGAGATATTAACACTCATGTTTACATGGTCATATCATTGATTTCCTGCTCTTACCTGCTGGCTGAAGGTtacatttcttcttctgttaTTCTCTGGGCAGTGTCCTGTTACAGCATCTGGAATGGCCAAGGTCTGAGGTCTTTTCAAGATCCCTGATGACCGTGGCTTTATTGCATCCAG
Coding sequences within:
- the MRPS16 gene encoding small ribosomal subunit protein bS16m — protein: MVQLGSRLLRGRGGHVVIRFALGGCTNRPFFRIVAANSRRARDGKYLEQLGCLDPLPNAHGEKVAGLNLERLRYWLGCGAQLSRPAEKLLGLAGFLPLHPMTVTGAERLRRRRQREQQPEAAPADGSAEPGTDSGTAP